From the Oryza glaberrima chromosome 5, OglaRS2, whole genome shotgun sequence genome, one window contains:
- the LOC127772626 gene encoding mediator of RNA polymerase II transcription subunit 13, translating into MWTNIFKLGELQNVSWFQFLPVEPDPSTASERSSKAEQKDALNNIVLSAHLHLQSEGFLSTWTNSFVGPWDPSQGEHNPDEKIKLWLFLPGRHSSVPEIAQHAVAKLRVVSNGLWVAPGNLEEVAAALCQALRNSLERTLRGLSYARFGDVFTKYYPPTRNQNSFRRAQPTIEFVFAATEEAIFVHVIISARYMRNLCSDDIEKVLTHSPRSVGEGLPVIVAPSGMLGRLVGCCPSDLVRQVYSSKLSAATLPGFTQPTMCQLRGQSYYVEVALGFPAATTDKVPESENNQIKKELDSAKDPQLSADEHQKLESADSVPVLERTFIYPPEAVMVPMVHQAFVRFSSKRMCSQACVGNSSWEGWPFWNFSPSSYFRNSSCLGSSRGLGVNSNFLRLRRQKNSNYSSMASSISSVSSTSNGSEHAVAAEGGDLSADADSMACHQSDLPSNIAGSKMVSKRPRSEIPEVSSRAGKESVDNNQGVNGQGRCSWGWDEEGVAMDINLLISEFGDFSDFFQEEELDFGEPPGTAESHSLVIPGPDCGDATFTDSPSTAMDIPEQRFSPVGLSSLEVFNHQTVAPIHDVVSKVQEPQKDIASPTSSQSVVLSSGRSSHLTRAEALLTYAPEYAAIEISTGETPTSLFTNPYQPRSIKPGSSSFNSRVYSYDAAQSSQMESGEDKPEKSVRLASGNLSRDIGSSNLYTVVQVGKKESDKGLKNTDIQSGKEEASRPISGETSLDSSVVSQRKSDSMFNAGYFLLSMKTALATEMECIKFQAAMCRIRHTLLSLSSKASAELKSALSSLVHTDVSNKLDLVPKYDIKRKENIPARLSIDVDHEVYDRSLENVGVWKPVGTPKGPTHLESFSAKTYTGTSQGLPVKRQPIVDLLSAMALIVQQSTSFVDIALDMDDGDGSFFWLSLDEQKRRGFSCDPSMVHAGCGGILGMCHSKDCAGVDLVDPLSAEVSDSSVISLLQSDIKAALKTAFANMDGPLLVTDWCRGRSNAAEYASMGDAYSFQHPTGDIRESSSSISIGGDSMSPPQSSHVISNDRGTSELEHHRGYHRVRPTVAVLPLPSLLVGYQDDWLKTSANCLSLWEKAPLEPYASPKPVTYYALCPDIEMLTSAATDFFLQLGTIYEVCKLGTHSPQNSGGQMELSPGKYLSSGLVLTECPDQVKIGNGHSSSISSTSEYLQALSRNWTVKSFVTSLTRVIKDIKLNSSILANQKESTSGPCTVIYVVCPFPEPSAVLETLVECSVALGSVMLSPERERKSFLYSQVAKALNCNASVDESSASNVVMLSGFSIPKLVLQIVTVETLLRLHKPNNELAVLKDMAFTVYNKARRIPKAISTSDMFQSPAYMGRSQSTMMHATSPGPTLWKECLVPRMSGSTLSRETEFDASMRSSVTWDNSWPGRAGGFMDPNKIPDVCVQDDRKYAFEPLFILAEPGSVDYSSGMESSKSGVDASGSGIYSSISGGGSDSGASASALLEGSDNDNAASLHCCYGWTEDWRWLVCIWTDSKGELLDSLIFPFGGISSRQDTKVLQSLFIQILQHGCQIMSSAPESSNTRPRDVIITRIGGFLELEIQEWQKAIYSFGGNEVKKWPVQLRRSIPEGIPSNSNGPALQQQDMGLMQDRNMPSSPSPLYSPHAKSSFMKGALGQSGNKKQILVEQAGMDSSKGSLHLVRSISLVAISQDHSLHLTCQADLLTRPTPGEGNQTSSGPSSYLEGFTPVKSIGSMSASYLLVPSPSMRYLSPATLQLPTCLTSESPPLAHLLHSKGTAIPLAMGYVVSKAVPPVRKDSARLANEDRPSVLSVSIIDHYGGSIAAVQEKMSRGSGKQTRNFTQEAAGRDHETEMHNVLEAVAAELHSLSWMTVSPVYMERRSALPSHCDMVLRLRRLLHYADRHLSQSTEKGDVA; encoded by the exons ATGTGGACAAACATCTTCAAGCTT GGGGAGCTCCAAAATGTATCGTGGTTTCAGTTTCTTCCTGTTGAACCAGATCCAAGTACAGCTTCTGAGAGAAG TTCAAAAGCTGAGCAGAAAGATGCTCTTAACAACATTGTGCTGTCAGCACATCTTCACTTACAGAGTGAAGGTTTCCTAAGTACTTGGACAAATTCCTTTGTTGGTCCATGGGATCCATCCCAAGGAGAGCATAACCCTG ATGAGAAGATCAAGCTCTGGTTGTTTCTTCCTGGCCGTCACTCATCTGTACCTGAAATAGCTCAGCATGCTGTAGCCAAATTAAGAG TTGTTTCAAATGGTTTATGGGTAGCCCCAGGCAACTTGGAAGAGGTTGCAGCTGCACTCTGTCAGGCCCTAAGAAATTCTTTAGAAag aaCACTACGAGGACTTTCCTATGCAAGATTTGGTGATGTCTTTACAAAATATTACCCCCCTACAAGAAATCAGAACAGCTTTAG GCGAGCACAGCCTACAATAGAATTTGTCTTTGCTGCCACTGAGGAAGCAATCTTTGTGCATGTGATAATATCTGCAAG GTACATGAGGAATCTTTGCAGTGATGATATAGAGAAAGTTCTCACACATTCTCCTCGCTCTGTTGGCGAAGGTCTTCCAG TAATAGTTGCTCCTAGTGGAATGCTGGGTAGGCTTGTTGGTTGTTGTCCAAGTGATCTTGTGAGACAAGTATATTCAAG CAAATTATCGGCAGCTACTTTACCTGGTTTTACTCAACCTACCATGTGCCAATTGAGAGGGCAAAGCTACTATGTTGAAGTTGCCCTTGGTTTTCCAGCTGCCACAACTGACAAAGTTCCTGAATCggaaaataatcaaataaaaaaagaattagatTCAGCGAAGGACCCTCAGTTAAGTGCTGATGAACATCAAAAGCTAGAATCTGCTGATAGTGTTCCAGTTCTCGAAAGGACATTTATATACCCCCCCGAGGCTGTTATGGTACCCATGGTCCATCAGGCATTTGTTCGCTTTTCTAGTAAAAG AATGTGTTCACAGGCCTGTGTGGGAAATTCATCATGGGAGGGATGGCCATTCTGGAACTTTTCTCCATCTTCTTACTTTCGGAACAG CTCTTGCCTTGGATCATCTCGTGGACTTGGAGTGAACTCTAATTTTCTAAGACTAAGGAGACAGAAGAACAGCAATTACAGCAGCATGGCCAGTAGTATCAGTAGTGTTAGTAGCACTTCCAATGGAAGTGAACATGCAGTTGCTGCTGAAGGTGGTGACCTTTCAGCTGATGCAGACTCTATGGCATGCCATCAGTCTGATCTGCCATCCAACATTGCTGGTAGCAAGATG GTATCCAAGCGGCCTCGTTCTGAAATACCAGAAGTTTCTTCTCGTGCTGGTAAAGAATCCGTGGATAACAATCAAGGGGTAAATGGTCAAGGTAGATGTTCTTGGGGCTGGGATGAGGAGGGGGTTGCGATGGACATCAATTTACTAATATCAGAGTTTGGAGATTTTAGTGACTTCTTTCAAGAAGAGGAGTTAGACTTTGGTGAG CCTCCAGGTACTGCTGAATCACATTCTCTGGTGATCCCCGGTCCTGACTGTGGGGATGCCACATTCACAGATAGTCCGTCGACAGCTATGGATATACCTGAACAAAGATTTTCTCCAGTTGGTCTCTCATCTTTGGAGGTATTTAACCACCAAACTGTAGCACCTATTCATGATGTTGTTTCTAAGGTTCAAGAGCCTCAGAAAGATATTGCGTCGCCTACAAGCTCCCAATCAGTTGTGTTATCGTCTGGTAGATCTAGTCATCTGACCAGAGCTGAAGCATTGCTCACTTATGCACCCGAGTATGCAGCTATTGAAATTTCCACCGGTGAGACACCAACATCGTTGTTTACAAATCCTTACCAGCCCAGATCCATAAAACCAGGGAGTTCTAGTTTTAACTCAAGAGTTTATTCATATGATGCTGCACAAAGTTCTCAAATGGAGTCTGGAGAAGACAAGCCTGAGAAGTCTGTTAGACTAGCATCTGGTAATCTTTCACGTGATATTGGTTCATCAAACTTATACACAGTTGTCCAAGTTGGGAAAAAAGAAAGTGACAAAGGATTAAAAAACACTGACATACAATCAGGCAAGGAGGAAGCATCAAGACCTATTTCTGGTGAGACTTCACTTGATTCTTCTGTGGTTTCTCAAAGGAAGAGTGACAGCATGTTTAATGCTGGATACTTCCTACTATCTATGAAGACTGCTCTTGCAACTGAAATGGAATGTATCAAGTTCCAGGCTGCCATGTGTAGAATAAGGCATACACTATTGTCTTTGAGTAGCAAAGCATCTGCTGAGCTAAAAAGTGCATTATCCAGTCTTGTGCATACAGATGTCAGCAACAAGTTAGATCTTGTCCCCAAATATGAcataaaaaggaaagaaaatataCCAGCTAGGCTATCTATTGATGTTGATCATGAAGTATATGACAGATCATTAGAAAATGTTGGAGTTTGGAAGCCTGTGGGGACACCTAAAGGGCCAACACATCTAGAGTCTTTTTCTGCTAAAACGTATACTGGTACAAGCCAAGGTCTGCCTGTAAAAAGACAGCCTATTGTGGATCTTCTCAGCGCCATGGCTCTGATAGTGCAACAATCTACTTCGTTTGTTGATATCGCACTTGATATGGATGATGGAGATGGCTCTTTTTTCTGGCTTTCCTTGGATGAACAAAAGAGACGTGGATTCTCTTGTGATCCTTCAATGGTTCATGCTGGCTGTGGCGGAATATTAGGAATGTGCCATTCAAAGGATTGTGCTGGTGTTGATTTAGTTGACCCACTTTCTGCAGAG GTTTCAGACTCATCTGTGATTAGCTTGTTACAGTCTGATATAAAAGCGGCTCTTAAAACTGCCTTTGCCAACATGGACGGTCCATTATTAGTGACTGATTGGTGCAGGGGTCGAAGTAATGCAGCTGAGTATGCATCTATGGGAGATGCATACTCTTTTCAGCACCCAACTGGTGATATCCGGGAGTCCTCAAGCAGTATATCCATAGGTGGAGATTCAATGAGCCCACCCCAATCAAGTCATGTTATATCTAATGACCGAG GCACTTCGGAGCTGGAGCACCATAGGGGATATCACCGTGTTAGACCAACCGTTGCTGTCCTCCCTTTGCCTTCTCTGCTTGTCGG TTACCAGGATGATTGGTTAAAGACCTCTGCTAATTGTCTTAGCTTGTGGGAGAAGGCTCCTCTGGAACCTTATGCTTCACCAAAGCCT GTTACTTATTATGCTCTGTGCCCTGATATTGAAATGCTTACTTCTGCGGCCACTGATTTTTTCCTGCAGCTTGGAACAA TTTATGAAGTTTGCAAACTGGGAACTCACTCTCCACAAAACAGTGGAGGGCAAATGGAACTATCCCCTGGAAAATATTTGTCTTCAGGGCTCGTTCTCACCGAGTGTCCTGATCAAGTGAAGATTGGAAACGGCCACTCAAGTTCCATCAGTTCAACAAGCGAATATCTTCAAGCTCTTTCAAGAAACTGGACTGTGAAAAGCTTTGTGACATCTCTGACAAGGGTGATAAAGGACATAAAACTAAATTCAAGCATCTTGGCAAATCAGAAAGAAAGCACTAGTGGACCTTGCACT GTAATTTATGTAGTCTGTCCATTTCCCGAACCTTCTGCTGTCCTAGAGACACTGGTAGAATGTTCTGTTGCTCTTGGGTCGGTAATGTTATCCccagagagagaaaggaaatcATTCCTATATTCTCAGGTTGCCAAAGCCCTAAACTGCAATGCTTCTGTTGATGAATCATCAGCATCTAATGTTGTGATGCTCTCTGGTTTCAGTATACCTAAGCTTGTCTTGCAGATTGTTACTGTTGAAACTTTATTGAGACTCcataagccaaacaatgagCTTGCTGTTTTGAAGGACATGGCATTCACTGTGTACAACAAGGCTCGCCGAATTCCAAAGGCCATTAGCACAAGTGACATGTTTCAGTCACCTGCGTACATGGGCAGGTCTCAGTCCACCATGATGCATGCTACATCTCCTGGTCCTACCCTTTGGAAAGAATGTTTAGTTCCTCGAATGTCTGGATCAACTCTCTCTAGAGAAACAGAGTTTGATGCATCCATGAGGTCATCAGTAACATGGGACAACTCATGGCCTGGTCGTGCTGGAGGATTCATGGACCCAAATAAGATCCCAGATGTATGTGTTCAAGATGACAGGAAGTATGCCTTTGAGCCACTTTTCATACTAGCAGAGCCTGGATCTGTCGATTACAGTAGTGGAATGGAATCTTCAAAATCTGGTGTTGATGCTAGTGGCAGTGGAATTTACAGCTCAATTTCAGGTGGTGGCTCTGATAGTGGAGCAAGTGCAAGTGCTTTACTGGAAGGATCTGATAACGACAATGCTGCAAGTCTTCATTGCTGTTATGGCTGGACTGAGGACTGGCGATGGTTAGTATGTATCTGGACAGATTCTAAGGGAGAGTTGTTGGACAGTTTAATATTTCCTTTTGGTGGTATTAGTAGTCGCCAAGACACGAAAGTTCTCCAAAGCCTTTTCATCCAAATTCTGCAGCACGGTTGCCAAATAATGTCATCTGCACCTGAGTCTAGCAATACAAGACCGAGAGATGTAATAATAACCCGTATTGGAGGTTTCCTTGAACTTGAAATCCAGG aATGGCAAAAAGCAATTTACTCATTTGGTGGTAATGAAGTCAAGAAGTGGCCTGTGCAATTACGCCGATCTATACCTGAGGGTATTCCATCTAATTCTAATGGGCCAGCACTCCAGCAACAAGATATGGGCTTAATGCAAGACAGAAATATGCCATCCTCACCTAGCCCTTTGTACAGCCCTCATGCAAAATCTAGCTTCATGAAAGGTGCACTTGGGCAATCAGGCAACAAAAAGCAGATCCTAGTGGAACAAGCTGGAATGGACAGTTCAAAGGGTTCATTGCATTTGGTTCGCAGCATCAGTTTGGTTGCAATTTCCCAAGATCATTCGCTGCATCTCACATGCCAAGCGGATCTGTTGACCAGACCTACTCCTG GTGAAGGGAATCAAACAAGCAGTGGTCCTTCTAGTTACTTGGAAGGGTTTACTCCAGTGAAGTCTATTGGGTCAATGTCAGCATCATATCTCCTAGTTCCCTCACCAAGCATGCGATACCTTTCGCCAGCAACATTACAGCTTCCAACATGCCTTACATCAGAGTCTCCACCTCTTGCACACTTACTGCACAGCAAAGGGACAGCGATTCCCCTAGCAATGGGCTATGTAGTCTCCAAAGCCGTCCCACCGGTAAGAAAGGACTCCGCACGCCTTGCCAATGAGGACAGACCCTCCGTCCTCTCGGTTAGCATCATTGATCACTATGGAGGCAGCATTGCTGCTGTTCAAGAGAAGATGAGCCGAGGTTCTGGCAAGCAGACGAGGAACTTTACTCAGGAAGCAGCAGGTCGTGATCATGAGACGGAGATGCACAACGTGTTGGAAGCAGTGGCTGCCGAGCTCCACTCCCTTTCATGGATGACAGTGAGCCCGGTGTACATGGAGAGACGAAGCGCCCTGCCGTCCCACTGTGATATGGTCCTTCGCTTGAGGAGACTTCTGCATTACGCTGATCGGCATCTCTCCCAATCGACAGAGAAAGGAGATGTAGCTTAG